The Cellulomonas sp. P24 genome contains a region encoding:
- the cas2e gene encoding type I-E CRISPR-associated endoribonuclease Cas2e, whose protein sequence is MVVIVLTACPTGLRGYLTRWFIEVSPGVFVGRVPSRVRDKAWDRVVEMIGHGRALLVHSAPGEQGLAFRTHGHDWKPVDFDGIQLMMRRNPGGAAVAGAGSVAPEDAGSSSNAPPGWSSAARRRRFGRSSPRS, encoded by the coding sequence GTGGTCGTCATCGTTCTGACAGCGTGCCCGACAGGTCTCCGCGGATACCTCACCCGGTGGTTCATCGAGGTCTCTCCCGGGGTGTTCGTCGGTCGGGTGCCGTCCCGGGTCCGCGACAAGGCCTGGGACCGCGTCGTCGAGATGATCGGGCACGGCCGCGCGCTCCTCGTCCATTCCGCGCCCGGGGAACAGGGGCTTGCGTTCCGCACCCACGGTCATGACTGGAAGCCGGTCGACTTCGACGGAATTCAGCTCATGATGCGAAGGAACCCGGGCGGAGCAGCGGTGGCCGGCGCCGGATCCGTGGCGCCGGAAGACGCGGGCAGCAGTTCGAACGCTCCACCCGGGTGGAGCTCTGCGGCACGCCGACGGAGATTCGGAAGGTCGAGCCCGCGCTCGTGA